A genomic region of Bradyrhizobium sp. ORS 278 contains the following coding sequences:
- a CDS encoding bifunctional acetate--CoA ligase family protein/GNAT family N-acetyltransferase gives MSTYRLRNLLLPRSIALVGGSPRQNSVGRAILDNIVKARFEGKLGLVNSRHKEIAGVAAVASLADLSFVPEIIVITTPPASIPDLIERAGALGTAGALIITSGLGHGDGSVADQAERAAQKHGMRLVGPNCLGIMMPTIKLNASFSAHMPVAGNLALISQSGAIAAGMVDWAAQRGVGFSGIVSIGDQLDVDLADLLDHFALDGGTRAILLYIEAVKDARKFMSAARAAARVKPVVVVKSGRGAVGAKAAATHTGALAGADAVYEAAFRRAGVLRVSDLRELFDCAETLGRVESPTGKSLAILTNGGGIGVLAIDRLVELGGIPALLSPSVHDRLDAVLPPTWSGSNPVDIVGDADAARYTTVLEALLADQANDAILVMNVQTAIASASEIASAVTEFVSAYRKQHRRWAKPVLAAWVGAEQQVIESLSGAGIPNYPTEDDAVRGFMHLVRHREVVESLAAVPPAMPSSFAPDVEAARNIVTSALADGRTWLDPVEISRLLEAYDIAMVPTFAASSVDEAVAYANQLFAQGATVVLKILSRDIVHKSDVGGVVLNLTTAEAVRKAAHEIMARAKAVRPDARISGVIVQAMVVRAKARELIMGIADDPTFGTVIVFGRGGTAVEVINDKALGLPPLDLHLARNLIERTRVSRLLRAYRDVPAVKPDAVAMVLVKLAQLAADVPEIRELDINPLLADESGVMAVDARVAVGRVPRKFKGAGPANFAVRPYPSQWERHLQVKDGWRIFARPIRPEDEPIIHELLKHVTPEDLRLRFFAPMKEFTHEFIARLTQLDYARAMAFVALDEATNELVGVVRIHSDSIYESGEYAILLRSDLKGRGLGWALMQLIIEYAKAEGLKMISGDVLQENIVMLEMCRNLGFEVKTDPTERDLCNVKLRL, from the coding sequence ATGTCGACGTACCGTTTGCGGAACCTGCTTTTGCCTCGCTCGATCGCCTTGGTCGGAGGCAGTCCGCGGCAGAACTCGGTGGGACGAGCCATTCTCGACAATATCGTCAAGGCGCGCTTCGAGGGAAAGCTTGGGCTGGTCAATTCACGACACAAGGAGATCGCCGGGGTCGCCGCCGTGGCAAGCCTCGCTGACTTGTCGTTCGTACCGGAAATCATTGTCATCACGACACCGCCGGCCTCGATTCCGGATCTGATCGAGCGTGCGGGCGCCCTGGGCACCGCCGGGGCGCTCATCATCACATCCGGGCTTGGGCATGGAGATGGCTCTGTGGCCGATCAGGCCGAGCGAGCGGCGCAGAAACACGGCATGCGTCTGGTCGGGCCAAATTGCCTTGGCATCATGATGCCGACCATCAAGCTCAACGCCAGTTTCTCCGCTCACATGCCCGTTGCAGGCAACCTTGCCTTGATTTCGCAGTCCGGCGCGATCGCTGCCGGAATGGTCGACTGGGCAGCTCAGCGCGGCGTCGGTTTTTCCGGCATCGTCTCGATCGGCGATCAGTTGGATGTCGATCTGGCGGACCTCCTGGATCACTTTGCCCTGGATGGCGGCACTCGCGCGATCCTTCTCTACATCGAAGCCGTCAAGGATGCGCGTAAATTCATGTCGGCGGCGCGAGCCGCGGCCAGGGTCAAGCCGGTCGTCGTGGTGAAGTCGGGCCGTGGCGCTGTGGGGGCCAAGGCCGCTGCAACTCACACGGGCGCGCTCGCGGGAGCCGATGCGGTCTATGAAGCGGCGTTTCGTCGTGCCGGCGTTCTGCGCGTCTCCGATCTGCGCGAGCTGTTCGACTGCGCCGAGACATTGGGGCGCGTGGAGTCGCCCACTGGCAAGAGTCTCGCGATTCTCACGAATGGCGGCGGAATCGGTGTGCTCGCAATCGATAGGCTGGTCGAACTCGGGGGTATCCCAGCGCTGCTGTCACCGTCCGTTCACGACCGGCTCGACGCGGTACTGCCGCCAACCTGGTCGGGGTCCAATCCTGTCGATATCGTCGGCGATGCCGATGCAGCCCGCTATACGACCGTGCTCGAGGCGCTTCTGGCAGACCAGGCGAACGACGCCATTCTCGTGATGAATGTGCAGACTGCGATTGCGTCCGCAAGTGAGATTGCCTCGGCCGTCACCGAGTTTGTCAGCGCTTATCGCAAACAGCACCGGCGTTGGGCCAAGCCGGTGCTCGCGGCATGGGTCGGCGCTGAGCAGCAGGTCATCGAATCCTTGAGCGGCGCGGGCATTCCGAATTATCCCACCGAAGATGACGCCGTTCGCGGCTTCATGCATCTGGTCCGCCACCGGGAGGTCGTCGAGTCGCTCGCGGCAGTGCCGCCGGCGATGCCGAGCTCATTTGCGCCCGACGTCGAGGCCGCTCGTAACATCGTGACCTCAGCGCTCGCCGACGGACGAACCTGGCTCGACCCGGTCGAGATCAGCCGACTGCTGGAAGCCTACGATATTGCGATGGTTCCGACCTTCGCCGCGAGTTCGGTTGACGAGGCGGTTGCCTATGCAAACCAGCTCTTTGCTCAGGGCGCGACCGTCGTGCTCAAGATCCTGTCACGCGACATCGTTCACAAGTCGGACGTCGGCGGTGTCGTTCTCAATCTGACCACCGCAGAAGCTGTCCGCAAGGCAGCCCACGAGATCATGGCGCGCGCCAAGGCGGTCCGGCCCGACGCTCGGATTTCGGGTGTGATCGTACAGGCCATGGTCGTGCGCGCCAAGGCACGGGAACTGATCATGGGCATTGCCGATGACCCGACCTTTGGGACGGTCATCGTGTTTGGCCGCGGCGGCACCGCCGTCGAGGTCATCAACGACAAGGCACTTGGCTTGCCTCCGCTCGACCTGCATCTCGCGCGCAACTTGATCGAGCGCACGCGGGTCTCCCGATTGCTGCGGGCCTATCGGGACGTGCCGGCGGTCAAGCCAGACGCGGTTGCGATGGTCCTGGTCAAGCTAGCGCAACTCGCAGCCGACGTGCCTGAGATTCGCGAACTCGACATCAATCCGTTATTGGCTGACGAGAGCGGCGTCATGGCGGTCGATGCGCGTGTCGCAGTCGGCAGGGTTCCACGGAAATTCAAAGGAGCGGGTCCGGCCAATTTTGCTGTCCGGCCCTATCCGTCCCAATGGGAGCGGCATCTCCAGGTCAAGGATGGCTGGCGCATCTTTGCACGGCCGATCCGGCCCGAGGACGAACCGATCATCCATGAGCTCCTCAAGCATGTCACGCCCGAGGACCTGCGCTTGCGGTTCTTTGCCCCGATGAAAGAGTTCACTCACGAGTTCATCGCGCGCCTCACCCAGCTCGATTATGCGCGCGCAATGGCCTTTGTCGCGCTCGACGAAGCGACAAATGAGCTGGTCGGCGTCGTCAGGATTCACTCCGACTCGATCTATGAGAGCGGAGAGTACGCCATTTTGTTGCGATCGGATCTGAAAGGGAGGGGACTTGGCTGGGCCTTGATGCAACTGATCATCGAATATGCCAAGGCGGAGGGCCTCAAAATGATCTCCGGCGATGTGCTGCAGGAGAACATCGTCATGCTGGAAATGTGCAGAAATCTCGGCTTCGAGGTCAAGACCGATCCGACCGAGCGCGATCTCTGCAACGTGAAGCTGAGACTTTAG
- a CDS encoding CaiB/BaiF CoA-transferase family protein: MPIQVALQDRNPRPADAPAALAGLLVIDFTRVVAGPACTQTLADFGAEVIKIEQPIKGDDTRAYEHAELGGESAAFLSLNRNKQGMVLDLTTPEARNIARALIAKADVVVENFSSHVMEKHGLDYPTVSSANPSLIYCSISAYGRTGPFAWRSGFDPITQAESGFMSLNGFPDGPPVRTGPPIVDFATGMSACNAILLALAARQRLGRGQHVEVALFDTALALTGFSGMAYLMSGVNPTRTGNSPNDSPTVGVFEASDGPLYVACANDRLYHRLVAEVLERPDLLSDPRFATRKARWSNRAQLRGILADIFAAKQMEVWISRMNDAGVPVGRVRTVAQAFGAPEVRERNRICRIPHMTAGAVPNIEPAISMQMTPAVTPRAAPRLGEHTATVLRDRLGYSEQEIEALRDRGAFGPDAPAIQGQPTDK; the protein is encoded by the coding sequence ATGCCCATTCAGGTCGCGCTACAGGACCGCAACCCGCGCCCGGCTGATGCGCCGGCAGCTTTGGCTGGCCTGCTCGTGATCGATTTCACGCGCGTGGTGGCCGGGCCGGCGTGTACGCAAACCTTGGCGGACTTCGGTGCCGAGGTGATCAAGATCGAGCAGCCGATCAAGGGAGATGACACGCGGGCCTACGAGCATGCCGAGCTCGGTGGCGAAAGCGCAGCTTTTCTCAGCCTCAACCGCAACAAGCAAGGGATGGTGCTGGACCTCACGACTCCGGAAGCGAGAAATATTGCGCGCGCGCTCATCGCCAAGGCCGATGTCGTCGTGGAGAATTTTTCGTCGCATGTCATGGAGAAGCATGGTCTGGACTATCCGACGGTGTCGAGCGCCAATCCGAGCCTGATCTATTGCTCGATCTCGGCCTATGGACGCACCGGTCCGTTTGCGTGGCGATCGGGTTTCGATCCGATCACCCAGGCCGAAAGCGGTTTCATGTCGCTCAACGGTTTTCCCGATGGTCCACCAGTGCGGACAGGTCCCCCCATCGTCGACTTCGCTACCGGCATGTCGGCCTGCAATGCCATCCTGCTGGCGCTTGCGGCACGACAACGGCTCGGCCGGGGGCAGCACGTCGAGGTGGCCTTGTTCGACACGGCTCTGGCGCTGACAGGCTTTTCTGGAATGGCTTATCTGATGAGCGGCGTGAATCCCACGCGCACTGGAAACTCGCCGAACGATTCGCCGACGGTCGGTGTGTTCGAAGCGTCGGATGGTCCGCTCTATGTGGCCTGCGCCAACGATCGGCTCTACCATCGGCTGGTCGCCGAGGTGCTCGAGCGCCCGGATCTGCTGAGCGATCCGCGCTTCGCGACGAGGAAAGCACGCTGGAGCAACCGCGCCCAACTGCGTGGTATCCTCGCCGACATCTTTGCGGCCAAGCAGATGGAGGTGTGGATCTCGCGGATGAACGATGCCGGGGTCCCCGTCGGCCGCGTCCGAACGGTGGCACAGGCCTTCGGCGCGCCAGAGGTGCGAGAGCGCAACCGGATCTGTCGCATCCCACACATGACGGCAGGTGCCGTACCCAATATCGAGCCAGCGATCAGCATGCAGATGACGCCCGCCGTCACGCCCCGAGCGGCGCCGCGGCTCGGCGAGCACACGGCTACTGTTCTACGTGACAGGCTGGGATACTCCGAGCAGGAGATCGAAGCGCTTCGCGATCGGGGCGCCTTCGGTCCGGACGCCCCGGCTATCCAAGGTCAGCCGACTGACAAATAG
- a CDS encoding alpha/beta hydrolase, translating into MTDVRLLAQDDVGGEFGREDHELDKAFSAVLARVTGGISPAALSMAYLDWACHLAAAPQRQLDNVRRAWDGVTQLAERSLHFADPNRGPWDLIKPQANDHRFSKPQWGMQPFNLFAQAFLLGEDWWHKATTNIRGVNPANEAVVDFSVRQLLDMFAPSNFAVTNPEVVEKTFQTGGENLVFGWQNWLADLMQVLQPGRTSEKAEFLPGQTVATAPGKIVLRNRLIELIQYAPTTRQVRPEPILIVPAWIMKYYILDLSHYNSLVRYLTDQGFTVFMISWRNPGARDRDIAFDDYRSTGVMAALDEIGKIVPNAPVHAAGYCLGGTLLSITAAAMAREGDTRLKTITLFAAQTDFTEAGELTLFINESQVAFLEDMMWERGYLDTTQMAGAFQLLRSNDLIWSRVSRDYLLGERAHPSDLMAWNADATRLPYRMHSEYLRKLFLNNDLAEGRYRVQGKPVSLSDIHTPMFVVGTLRDHVAPWKSTYKIHYEVDANVTFVLASGGHNAGIVAPPDEQGHSHQVRTKAADEPYLGPDEWQSTSPHIEGSWWPTWISWLAQHSEALTIPPRLGTDDGHELGDAPGEYVHT; encoded by the coding sequence GTGACTGATGTCAGGCTGCTCGCTCAGGACGATGTCGGCGGAGAGTTTGGGCGCGAGGATCACGAACTCGACAAGGCCTTCAGCGCGGTTCTTGCCCGCGTGACCGGCGGAATCTCCCCGGCAGCGTTGTCGATGGCTTACCTGGACTGGGCGTGCCATCTGGCGGCCGCCCCCCAGCGGCAGCTCGACAATGTGCGTCGCGCGTGGGATGGCGTAACGCAACTCGCCGAACGGTCGCTCCATTTCGCCGATCCCAACCGTGGTCCCTGGGACCTGATCAAGCCGCAGGCCAATGATCACCGATTTTCCAAGCCGCAATGGGGTATGCAGCCGTTCAACCTGTTTGCCCAGGCCTTCCTGCTCGGCGAAGATTGGTGGCACAAGGCCACGACGAACATTCGCGGTGTCAATCCGGCCAACGAAGCCGTGGTCGACTTCTCGGTCCGTCAGCTGCTCGACATGTTCGCCCCGTCCAACTTTGCAGTGACGAACCCCGAGGTCGTGGAAAAAACTTTCCAGACCGGCGGCGAAAACCTCGTCTTCGGCTGGCAGAATTGGCTCGCCGATCTCATGCAGGTCTTGCAGCCGGGAAGAACGTCGGAAAAAGCCGAGTTCTTGCCCGGTCAGACGGTTGCGACGGCGCCCGGCAAGATCGTGCTCCGCAATCGGTTGATCGAGCTGATACAATACGCGCCGACGACCCGGCAGGTGCGTCCCGAGCCGATCCTGATCGTGCCGGCCTGGATCATGAAATACTACATTCTCGACCTGTCGCACTACAACTCGTTGGTCAGGTATCTGACGGACCAGGGCTTCACGGTGTTCATGATCTCCTGGCGCAATCCGGGCGCCAGAGATCGCGATATAGCCTTCGACGACTATCGCTCGACCGGTGTCATGGCGGCCTTGGACGAAATCGGGAAAATCGTTCCGAATGCGCCGGTTCATGCGGCCGGCTACTGCCTCGGAGGCACGCTGCTCTCGATCACTGCGGCTGCGATGGCGCGCGAGGGTGATACCCGTTTGAAGACGATCACGTTGTTTGCCGCACAGACCGATTTCACCGAAGCGGGAGAGCTCACTCTCTTCATCAACGAAAGTCAGGTCGCCTTCCTTGAAGACATGATGTGGGAGCGCGGCTATCTCGATACGACGCAGATGGCTGGAGCGTTCCAGTTGCTGCGATCCAACGATCTGATCTGGTCACGCGTTTCGCGCGACTATCTGCTCGGCGAGCGGGCTCATCCGAGCGATCTGATGGCATGGAATGCCGACGCGACACGGCTTCCGTATCGGATGCACTCTGAATACCTGCGCAAGCTGTTTCTGAACAACGATCTGGCCGAGGGACGGTATCGCGTTCAGGGGAAGCCGGTGTCTCTCTCCGACATCCACACGCCGATGTTCGTCGTCGGAACGCTGCGCGACCACGTCGCGCCGTGGAAATCGACGTACAAGATCCATTACGAGGTGGATGCCAACGTCACGTTCGTCCTGGCAAGTGGCGGTCACAATGCAGGCATCGTCGCGCCGCCCGATGAGCAGGGACATTCGCATCAGGTACGCACCAAGGCGGCCGATGAGCCCTATCTCGGGCCCGACGAATGGCAGAGCACATCCCCGCACATAGAGGGATCCTGGTGGCCGACATGGATCAGCTGGCTTGCTCAACATTCGGAAGCGCTGACTATTCCGCCGCGACTTGGAACGGATGACGGACATGAGCTTGGGGACGCGCCAGGCGAGTATGTGCACACGTGA
- a CDS encoding zinc-dependent alcohol dehydrogenase family protein — protein sequence MHAMVLQKPGGPLRLETLADPEPRPGEIRVRVSACGVCRTDLHLLDGELPDIVYPIIPGHEIVGHIDRIGAGVTTHRLGTRVGIPWLGHTCGLCPFCARGMENLCDAPGLTGYTRHGGYATHAVADASYAFPLEGLGDDVAAAPLLCAGLIGWRSLVMAGDAEHLGIFGFGAAGHIVVQVARWQGRKVYAFTRRDDRTAQDLALQLGATWAGPSDARPDVPLDAAIIYAPAGELVPAALKAVRKGGRVVCAGIHMSEIPSFPYSLLWGERHVMSVANLTRQDGLDFLRVAREAQIRTHTTPYPLTDANDVLNRLRHGDVLGAAVLVPDFGF from the coding sequence ATGCACGCGATGGTGTTGCAAAAACCGGGGGGACCTCTTCGACTTGAGACGCTTGCCGATCCTGAGCCGCGTCCTGGTGAGATTCGGGTCCGGGTCAGCGCGTGCGGTGTCTGCCGCACCGATCTGCATCTTCTCGATGGCGAACTGCCCGACATCGTCTATCCGATCATTCCGGGTCACGAGATCGTCGGCCACATCGACCGTATCGGAGCAGGCGTCACGACGCATCGGCTTGGGACACGGGTCGGAATTCCCTGGCTGGGCCACACCTGTGGACTCTGCCCCTTCTGCGCGCGTGGAATGGAGAATCTCTGCGACGCGCCCGGATTGACCGGCTACACGCGCCATGGCGGATACGCCACGCACGCCGTTGCCGATGCGAGTTATGCGTTCCCGCTAGAAGGTCTGGGCGACGACGTCGCCGCTGCACCCTTGCTGTGCGCCGGCCTGATCGGCTGGCGATCGCTGGTCATGGCCGGCGACGCAGAGCACTTGGGCATCTTCGGTTTCGGAGCCGCAGGTCATATCGTCGTCCAAGTCGCCCGCTGGCAGGGGCGCAAGGTCTATGCGTTCACCCGACGAGACGATCGGACCGCGCAGGATCTCGCGCTCCAACTCGGTGCGACATGGGCGGGTCCGTCCGACGCGCGTCCTGATGTTCCACTGGACGCGGCCATTATTTATGCGCCTGCCGGTGAGCTTGTCCCCGCCGCATTGAAAGCGGTGCGGAAGGGTGGTCGGGTCGTGTGCGCGGGCATCCACATGAGCGAGATTCCGAGCTTCCCCTACTCGCTTCTCTGGGGCGAACGTCACGTGATGTCTGTTGCCAACCTGACTCGACAGGATGGTCTGGATTTCCTGCGTGTCGCTCGTGAGGCGCAGATCCGCACTCACACGACGCCGTATCCACTGACCGATGCGAATGATGTTCTGAACCGCTTGAGGCACGGCGACGTTCTCGGGGCCGCCGTTCTCGTTCCGGACTTCGGATTCTGA
- a CDS encoding GNAT family N-acetyltransferase — MPSHVPRRQRRFRIREVDASEPDVAETLKDLHARTFLDRAPVPDFEIGHWWITTEQGRPTAFAGLVPSILGEGIGYLARVGVIGERSGQGLQRRMMRAIERYGRRSGLYCIVSDTTDNIVSANNFIRCGYALFQPPRPWAWDHSLYWRKMIRPDS, encoded by the coding sequence ATGCCGAGCCATGTTCCGCGGCGGCAGCGCCGCTTCCGCATCCGCGAGGTCGATGCCTCCGAGCCAGACGTCGCGGAGACCCTGAAGGATCTTCATGCAAGGACGTTCCTCGATCGGGCTCCCGTGCCGGATTTCGAAATTGGCCATTGGTGGATCACGACGGAGCAGGGACGTCCGACCGCCTTCGCTGGCCTCGTTCCGTCCATCCTCGGCGAGGGGATCGGCTATCTCGCGAGGGTCGGCGTGATTGGCGAACGCAGCGGGCAGGGCCTTCAACGCCGCATGATGCGGGCGATCGAACGATACGGGCGGCGTTCCGGACTGTATTGCATCGTGTCGGATACGACGGACAACATAGTCTCCGCGAACAACTTCATCCGCTGCGGTTACGCCTTGTTCCAACCTCCGCGGCCCTGGGCTTGGGACCATTCGCTGTACTGGCGGAAGATGATCCGTCCCGATTCATGA
- a CDS encoding bifunctional aminoglycoside phosphotransferase/ATP-binding protein codes for MTSSSDQDLVFAFLGDTDRHADVRRIDTHAASVFLFGKRAFKIKRAIRLPFLDYSTLALRHAACTKELEINRPFAPDIYLRVVPITRAADGSLDIDGSGAPIEYAVEMRRFDDNNTLDHLARRGELTARLADDLAETVAASHRVAAEVPPDSWIRSIPRWIDAFLESFESNPRMARIEIEELRELCHAALSRLTPILEHRVEKGYVRRCHGDLHLANIVVIDQRPVLFDAIEFDDSIATIDILYDLAFPLMDMLYFDLPVAANHLLNRYLSIAASDQIDGLILLPLFMTIRAAIRAQVFLAKLDRGDTDHTDPDGSATFETATRYFQLARQLIRPSAPMLIAVGGLSGTGKSALARALAPILKPRPGAIVVRSDVLRKHLFGVAETERLPQKAYSPDASLRVYHELTKTAARVLAQGFAVVVDAVFAKHDEREEIRTLATRQNVPFAGLFLVADLRIRQERIEGRVNDASDATSAIAQDQERYDIGMLDWLRVDASGTPESTLDKSLSVLRIGRSD; via the coding sequence ATGACCTCATCGTCCGATCAGGATCTCGTCTTCGCCTTCCTGGGCGACACCGATCGCCATGCGGACGTCCGCAGGATCGACACCCACGCAGCTTCGGTTTTCCTGTTCGGCAAACGCGCCTTCAAGATCAAGCGGGCGATCCGGCTGCCGTTTCTCGACTATTCGACGCTCGCGCTCCGGCACGCCGCCTGCACGAAGGAGTTGGAGATCAACCGCCCGTTCGCACCCGACATCTACCTGCGCGTGGTCCCGATCACCCGTGCGGCGGACGGATCGCTCGATATCGATGGATCCGGTGCCCCTATCGAATATGCCGTCGAGATGCGTCGCTTCGACGATAACAATACGCTCGATCACCTCGCACGCCGAGGCGAGCTGACCGCTAGATTGGCCGACGATCTGGCTGAGACGGTCGCAGCCTCGCATCGAGTCGCAGCAGAAGTCCCGCCTGACTCGTGGATCAGGAGTATCCCGCGTTGGATCGACGCTTTCCTTGAGAGCTTCGAATCCAACCCGCGGATGGCGCGGATCGAAATCGAGGAGCTCCGCGAACTCTGCCATGCGGCGCTGTCCCGGCTCACGCCAATTCTGGAGCATCGCGTCGAAAAGGGTTATGTCCGGCGCTGTCATGGTGACCTTCATCTGGCAAATATCGTGGTGATCGACCAAAGACCGGTGCTGTTCGACGCCATCGAGTTCGATGATAGCATCGCTACGATCGACATTCTCTACGACCTCGCGTTTCCGCTGATGGATATGCTGTACTTCGATCTGCCGGTTGCGGCCAATCATCTCCTGAATCGTTATCTGTCGATAGCCGCCTCGGACCAGATCGATGGCTTGATACTGTTACCTCTGTTCATGACGATTCGCGCCGCCATCCGCGCACAGGTCTTCCTGGCAAAGCTCGATCGTGGCGACACCGATCATACCGATCCCGACGGCTCCGCAACGTTCGAGACTGCCACGCGTTATTTCCAGCTTGCGCGGCAGCTTATTCGGCCATCGGCTCCGATGCTGATTGCCGTCGGCGGGCTCTCAGGAACCGGCAAATCGGCCCTGGCAAGAGCGCTGGCACCTATCCTGAAGCCGCGACCGGGAGCGATCGTTGTCCGCAGCGACGTGCTGCGCAAACATTTATTTGGCGTCGCCGAAACCGAGCGACTGCCCCAAAAGGCCTATTCGCCCGACGCGAGCTTACGAGTCTATCATGAACTGACGAAAACAGCAGCTCGTGTGCTGGCGCAGGGTTTCGCGGTCGTGGTCGACGCTGTGTTTGCAAAACACGATGAGCGAGAGGAGATCCGGACACTGGCGACCCGGCAGAACGTGCCCTTCGCCGGCCTCTTTCTCGTTGCCGACCTCCGCATCCGACAAGAGCGGATAGAGGGACGAGTCAACGACGCTTCCGATGCAACCAGCGCGATTGCGCAGGATCAGGAACGCTATGACATCGGAATGCTGGATTGGCTCCGCGTGGACGCGTCCGGAACGCCAGAATCCACGCTGGACAAAAGCCTGTCAGTGTTGCGGATCGGCAGGTCAGACTGA
- a CDS encoding phage holin family protein, which translates to MDTDNVAKHLRVLLRTDRAIAEIRLRHLLAGLGLRAFAALIAVFGLLMLELAAYLALVQVTSAVLAAAALGFGNFVIAAVLLTVASGAPSGRELELANEIHSASMDALQLEARSLQTQISSVVNHPLNSLIPLLIVPLATMILKSLRSHASSMSDPASPPSDGPPAT; encoded by the coding sequence GTGGATACGGACAACGTCGCTAAGCATTTGCGCGTCCTCTTGCGGACCGACCGCGCCATCGCCGAGATCAGGCTTCGGCATCTGCTCGCCGGACTAGGTTTGCGCGCTTTCGCCGCACTGATTGCCGTCTTTGGCCTTCTGATGCTCGAACTGGCTGCCTATCTTGCACTGGTTCAGGTGACATCAGCGGTTCTGGCGGCCGCTGCGCTCGGCTTCGGCAATTTCGTCATTGCCGCCGTTTTGCTGACTGTTGCCTCCGGCGCCCCCTCGGGTCGCGAATTGGAGCTCGCCAACGAAATCCACTCCGCGTCCATGGACGCTCTCCAGCTGGAGGCGCGCTCCCTGCAAACGCAGATCTCGAGCGTGGTCAACCATCCGCTCAACAGCCTCATTCCTCTCCTCATCGTCCCGCTGGCAACGATGATCCTCAAATCGCTTCGTTCGCACGCCTCGTCCATGAGCGATCCGGCGAGTCCACCATCCGATGGCCCGCCCGCGACTTGA
- a CDS encoding CBS domain-containing protein codes for MRAHQIMTRPVITVTPDTSIVDAANIMLQRHVSGLPVVDASGKLVGVVSEGDFIRRTEIGTGRKRGRWLRFILGPGKSAADFVHEHGRKVSEVMTRSPLTITEDAALAEIVEIMEKNHVKRLPVVKGDQVVGIVSRANLLQAVASLGRQVPDPTADDDHIRDRVIDMMEKNDWCPFGLSVIVKDGIVHLSGVITEERSRQAAVVAAENIAGVRKVHDHLCWVDTMSGMYLNSPEDEDMAKAS; via the coding sequence ATGCGCGCCCATCAGATCATGACCCGTCCTGTCATCACCGTCACGCCGGATACCTCGATTGTGGATGCGGCCAACATCATGCTTCAGCGCCATGTCAGCGGCCTTCCGGTGGTCGATGCAAGCGGCAAGCTGGTGGGCGTCGTCTCGGAGGGAGACTTCATCCGTCGGACCGAAATCGGTACCGGACGTAAGCGCGGCCGCTGGCTTCGCTTCATCCTGGGTCCCGGGAAGTCGGCCGCCGATTTCGTCCATGAGCACGGCCGCAAAGTCTCGGAGGTCATGACGAGGTCTCCCCTGACCATCACGGAGGACGCCGCGCTGGCTGAAATCGTGGAGATCATGGAAAAGAATCACGTGAAGCGATTGCCGGTGGTCAAGGGCGACCAGGTGGTCGGGATCGTCTCACGGGCTAACCTGCTGCAGGCCGTCGCCTCGCTGGGCCGGCAGGTTCCCGATCCGACCGCCGACGACGATCACATCCGCGACCGCGTGATCGACATGATGGAGAAGAACGATTGGTGTCCGTTCGGCTTGTCGGTCATCGTCAAGGACGGGATCGTTCATCTGAGCGGCGTCATCACCGAGGAACGCTCTCGGCAGGCGGCCGTCGTCGCAGCTGAAAATATCGCTGGGGTCCGCAAGGTTCACGACCATCTGTGCTGGGTCGACACGATGTCCGGCATGTACCTGAATTCGCCGGAAGACGAGGACATGGCGAAGGCGAGCTGA